From Oscillospiraceae bacterium CM, a single genomic window includes:
- the cdhC gene encoding CO dehydrogenase/CO-methylating acetyl-CoA synthase complex subunit beta, producing MRLFDRAFTGSDEMLKLAESAIDITYDKLGADAPVAFGSTAYHLACIYAYLGLKVTTIGELKAAMEPIKALMTRNYRLNDVFKSGIATVLAAEVIEACKYAENPTPYSEKYHGHMTDAEVRELGVPLVTQDIPGFVVIIDEAPTDEQALALIKGYQSKGIFVFLLKSAIDQAERCGIKMGFPVRIVPVSPEINGVSHIISVVVRAAMIFGAVQPGDWDGINKYSFERIFAFVNAFAPVENITVGCGAGAIAMGFPVITNDTVDVDVVPKSLIIQQNIDELIETSLEARDIKIKITNMDLPIAFSTAFEGEIIRKADMQIEIDGSRKDCFELVRTKDLHEVEDHKIEVIGDDLDAYEAGSKICMGIIVDVAGKNMQSDFEPVFERRIHNFVNCLEGVMHTGQRDLIRIRVSKASFEAGFRAKHFGELLYAKIKSDYANVVDKCQVTIVTDPEKVAGLRKDANVIYDKRDARLRSLTDESVDNFYTCILCQSFSPSHVCIVTPERLGLCGAVSWLDAKSTNELDPNGPCQVVTKTRVIDEEKGAYEDVNEAVKLYSHGALDRVTLYSILEDPMTSCGCFECICGIEPCSNGVIIVNREHTGVTPLGMTFAELASMTGGGVQTPGFMGHGRHFIPSKKFMKAEGGIARIVWMPKALKDMVSEKLNASAQELYGIENFCDRIGDETIAEDADQLMAFLSEKSHPALEMDPIM from the coding sequence TTGAGACTGTTTGACAGAGCATTTACAGGCTCGGACGAGATGCTTAAACTCGCCGAATCCGCTATCGACATAACTTACGACAAGCTTGGTGCCGACGCCCCCGTTGCTTTCGGCAGCACGGCGTATCATTTGGCTTGCATCTACGCTTATCTCGGACTGAAGGTCACAACAATCGGCGAACTGAAGGCGGCTATGGAGCCGATCAAGGCGCTTATGACGAGAAATTACCGTTTGAATGACGTTTTTAAGTCGGGCATCGCCACAGTGTTGGCGGCCGAAGTGATTGAAGCTTGCAAATACGCGGAGAACCCTACCCCCTACAGCGAGAAGTACCACGGTCACATGACGGACGCTGAGGTCCGTGAGCTGGGCGTCCCGCTCGTCACACAGGACATCCCCGGCTTTGTCGTTATCATTGACGAAGCGCCCACGGATGAGCAGGCTCTTGCGCTGATTAAGGGCTATCAATCGAAGGGTATTTTCGTCTTCCTGCTCAAGAGTGCTATTGATCAGGCCGAGCGCTGCGGCATCAAGATGGGCTTCCCCGTTCGTATCGTGCCCGTCAGCCCTGAAATCAACGGTGTCTCCCACATCATCTCCGTTGTCGTCCGCGCGGCCATGATTTTCGGTGCCGTCCAGCCCGGTGATTGGGATGGCATTAACAAGTATTCCTTCGAGCGCATTTTTGCCTTTGTCAACGCTTTTGCCCCTGTTGAGAATATTACGGTCGGCTGCGGCGCGGGCGCCATCGCTATGGGCTTCCCTGTCATCACAAACGACACGGTTGATGTGGATGTGGTTCCGAAGAGCCTAATCATCCAGCAGAACATTGACGAATTGATCGAAACCTCTCTTGAAGCGCGTGACATCAAGATTAAAATCACGAACATGGATCTGCCGATTGCTTTCTCCACGGCATTTGAGGGCGAAATCATCCGCAAGGCCGACATGCAGATTGAAATCGACGGCTCCAGAAAAGACTGCTTCGAACTCGTCCGCACGAAGGATCTTCACGAAGTCGAAGATCACAAGATTGAAGTTATCGGTGACGATCTTGACGCCTATGAGGCAGGCAGCAAAATTTGCATGGGCATTATCGTCGATGTGGCCGGCAAAAATATGCAGTCCGACTTTGAGCCTGTTTTCGAGCGCCGCATACATAACTTTGTCAACTGCCTTGAAGGCGTGATGCACACCGGTCAGCGCGACCTCATCCGTATCCGCGTCAGCAAAGCGTCTTTTGAAGCCGGTTTCAGAGCAAAGCATTTCGGCGAGCTCCTGTACGCCAAAATCAAGAGCGACTACGCCAACGTCGTTGACAAGTGCCAGGTAACGATCGTGACAGACCCCGAGAAGGTCGCCGGTCTGCGCAAGGACGCCAATGTCATCTACGACAAGCGCGACGCGCGTCTGCGCTCCCTTACCGACGAGAGCGTCGACAACTTCTACACCTGCATTCTCTGCCAGTCCTTCTCCCCGTCACATGTCTGCATCGTCACGCCGGAGCGTCTCGGCCTTTGTGGTGCCGTCTCCTGGCTTGATGCCAAGTCGACGAACGAGCTCGACCCCAACGGCCCCTGCCAGGTCGTCACAAAGACCCGCGTTATCGACGAGGAAAAAGGCGCCTACGAAGATGTCAACGAGGCTGTTAAGCTCTACTCCCACGGTGCTCTTGACCGTGTTACCCTGTACTCCATCCTGGAAGACCCGATGACGAGCTGCGGCTGCTTCGAGTGCATCTGCGGTATCGAGCCCTGCTCCAACGGCGTTATCATTGTCAACCGTGAGCATACGGGCGTGACACCGCTTGGTATGACGTTTGCCGAGCTTGCGTCCATGACGGGCGGCGGCGTACAGACGCCGGGCTTCATGGGTCACGGCCGTCACTTCATCCCCTCCAAGAAGTTCATGAAGGCTGAAGGCGGCATCGCCCGCATCGTCTGGATGCCGAAAGCCCTCAAGGATATGGTCAGTGAAAAGCTCAACGCTTCAGCTCAGGAACTCTATGGCATTGAAAACTTCTGCGACCGTATCGGTGACGAAACCATTGCTGAGGACGCCGACCAGCTCATGGCCTTTTTGTCGGAAAAATCACATCCCGCACTTGAGATGGACCCGATAATGTAA
- a CDS encoding acetyl-CoA decarbonylase/synthase complex subunit delta, with protein sequence MPFTAKPKTFNASISVVEIGTGDKTLSIGGMNTLPLNFFDSPAKNAPAVGVEITDTGYELTAFPVMAAYYEGANTAGARAKRAAEMPGANFVCLRFEGADPAGLNRSIEDCVADAKDVINAIDMPLVIAGSKNIEKDAELFSALAEVCQGRNVLFLSAREENYKGIGASCALAYGHKVGAESAVDINLAKQLNVLLTQLGVPAQNIVMNVGSAAAGYGYEYVSSTLDHVKSAALEQNDAMLQMPIMTPVSAETWSVKESIMAESDMPEWGSQEERAISMETVTASACLASGSDAVILRHPTSVKTIAAMIAALQ encoded by the coding sequence ATGCCATTCACAGCAAAACCAAAGACGTTCAATGCATCCATTAGCGTCGTCGAGATCGGCACAGGTGACAAAACCCTGTCGATCGGGGGAATGAACACCCTTCCGCTCAACTTCTTTGACAGTCCGGCCAAAAATGCTCCGGCTGTCGGTGTTGAAATCACCGATACGGGGTATGAGCTGACGGCCTTCCCTGTCATGGCCGCCTATTACGAGGGCGCAAACACGGCCGGCGCGCGTGCCAAACGTGCTGCCGAAATGCCCGGCGCGAACTTTGTTTGCCTGCGCTTTGAAGGTGCCGACCCAGCGGGCTTAAACCGCAGTATCGAAGACTGCGTTGCCGACGCCAAGGACGTTATTAACGCCATTGACATGCCGCTCGTCATTGCAGGCAGCAAAAACATCGAGAAGGACGCAGAGCTTTTCTCTGCTCTCGCTGAAGTCTGCCAGGGCAGAAACGTTCTCTTCCTCTCGGCTCGCGAAGAGAACTACAAGGGTATCGGCGCGTCCTGCGCGCTGGCTTATGGGCATAAGGTCGGTGCGGAAAGCGCCGTTGACATCAACCTTGCCAAGCAGCTGAACGTTTTGCTGACGCAGCTCGGCGTGCCGGCACAGAACATCGTTATGAATGTCGGCTCTGCCGCCGCCGGTTACGGTTACGAATACGTCTCCTCGACGCTCGACCATGTCAAGTCCGCGGCGCTCGAGCAAAACGACGCCATGCTTCAGATGCCCATTATGACGCCTGTTTCCGCCGAGACATGGTCTGTTAAGGAATCGATCATGGCAGAGAGCGACATGCCTGAATGGGGTTCGCAGGAAGAGCGCGCCATTTCGATGGAAACCGTCACAGCCTCCGCTTGCCTCGCTTCCGGCTCCGACGCCGTCATCCTGCGTCATCCTACATCCGTTAAAACGATTGCGGCAATGATTGCCGCTCTCCAGTAA
- a CDS encoding acetyl-CoA decarbonylase/synthase complex subunit gamma codes for MALKGLDIFKLTPKTNCKDCGNPTCMAFSMKVAQGALSIDKCPHMSAEALAKLSEATEPPMKTIAVGDYKLGGETVMLRHEKTLVNKNLFALHLSAAMDDATVDAKIADMLKVDYERISERMIVECIFVDCADATADRAVAVAQKAAAAGRVVIISSTDTAVAKEAVAAAGSAAAVLVGANAANCEAMNALATEKGLVLGVVGADLSEIHDTIAKLEAAGNKNLIVCVGSSSIKEAYAMAVSIRRAAIKDDDRTFGYPAIVNLEKLAPGDATMQAALASLFTLRYGSIIVMGRMTYAEALPLYGLRQNIFTDPQKPMKVEPGIYPLNGADENAVCAVTVDFALTYFVVTGEMERSGVPVNLLITDAGGYSVLTSWAAGKFSANSIAKFIEENGIESKLKSRTLILPGKVAVLKGELEAKLPGWNIVVGPNEAISLVRYLKDYK; via the coding sequence ATGGCTCTTAAAGGACTCGATATTTTTAAACTGACACCGAAAACAAACTGCAAAGACTGTGGCAACCCGACTTGCATGGCATTTTCCATGAAGGTCGCACAGGGCGCTTTGTCGATTGACAAATGCCCGCATATGTCCGCAGAAGCCCTAGCAAAGCTCTCCGAAGCGACGGAGCCCCCCATGAAGACGATTGCCGTCGGCGACTATAAGCTCGGCGGCGAGACCGTCATGCTCCGCCACGAAAAAACGCTCGTCAACAAAAACCTTTTTGCCCTGCACCTCTCCGCCGCAATGGACGATGCGACGGTTGACGCCAAAATCGCCGACATGCTCAAGGTTGATTATGAGCGTATCAGCGAGCGCATGATCGTTGAATGCATCTTTGTCGACTGCGCCGATGCCACTGCCGACCGCGCCGTTGCCGTTGCTCAAAAAGCGGCAGCCGCTGGCAGAGTCGTCATCATCAGCTCCACAGATACCGCCGTGGCAAAGGAAGCCGTTGCTGCCGCCGGCAGCGCCGCTGCCGTCCTCGTCGGTGCCAATGCCGCCAACTGTGAGGCCATGAACGCGCTTGCGACAGAAAAGGGTCTTGTGCTCGGCGTCGTCGGTGCCGACCTTTCCGAGATTCACGATACGATTGCAAAGCTCGAGGCTGCCGGCAACAAAAATCTGATCGTCTGCGTTGGCTCATCTTCCATCAAAGAAGCTTATGCCATGGCCGTATCCATCCGCCGCGCCGCTATCAAGGATGACGACCGCACCTTTGGCTATCCGGCCATTGTCAATCTTGAGAAGCTTGCCCCGGGTGACGCCACTATGCAGGCGGCTCTGGCTTCGCTCTTTACGCTGCGTTACGGCTCCATCATCGTCATGGGCCGTATGACATATGCCGAGGCGCTCCCGCTTTACGGTCTGCGCCAGAATATCTTCACCGACCCCCAGAAGCCGATGAAGGTCGAGCCCGGCATCTATCCGCTCAACGGTGCCGACGAGAACGCCGTGTGCGCCGTCACTGTTGACTTCGCGCTGACATACTTCGTCGTGACTGGCGAAATGGAGCGCTCCGGCGTTCCCGTCAACCTCCTCATCACCGACGCTGGCGGTTACTCCGTTCTGACGAGCTGGGCAGCCGGCAAGTTCTCGGCAAACTCTATTGCAAAGTTTATCGAGGAAAACGGCATTGAATCGAAACTCAAGAGCCGGACACTGATTCTCCCCGGCAAGGTTGCCGTCTTAAAGGGCGAGCTCGAAGCCAAGCTCCCCGGCTGGAACATTGTTGTTGGCCCCAACGAGGCCATTTCGCTTGTCAGATACCTGAAAGATTATAAATAG
- a CDS encoding dihydropteroate synthase, with product MAKFITVGERIHCISPSIREAMDTRNPEPILKRAKEQIDAGATYLDVNIGPAESTGEELMKWAVRLLQENFDNVPLCLDTANKKAIEAGISVYNRAKGKPIINSADAGDRIENIDLAAANDAICFALCSKAGISKDNDERMMYCQEMLERGMGLGMDPTDLWFDPLFLVVKGMQDKQMEVLEFVKMCSDMGLSTTGGLSNISNGMPKHIRPIMDSAMVAMAIMNGLTSAIVNPCDLRLMETIKSCDIIRGDNLYADSYLEV from the coding sequence ATGGCCAAATTTATTACTGTCGGTGAACGGATTCACTGCATCTCACCTTCCATCCGCGAAGCGATGGACACCAGAAATCCCGAGCCGATTTTAAAGCGCGCCAAAGAGCAGATTGACGCCGGCGCAACGTATCTCGACGTCAACATCGGACCTGCCGAATCCACCGGCGAAGAGCTCATGAAATGGGCTGTCCGCCTCCTTCAGGAGAATTTCGACAATGTCCCCCTCTGCCTCGACACCGCCAACAAGAAGGCAATCGAAGCCGGTATCTCCGTCTATAACCGCGCGAAGGGCAAGCCGATCATCAACTCCGCCGACGCGGGTGACCGCATTGAGAACATCGACCTCGCGGCCGCTAACGACGCCATCTGCTTTGCGCTATGCTCCAAGGCGGGTATCTCCAAGGATAACGACGAGCGCATGATGTACTGCCAGGAGATGCTCGAGCGCGGCATGGGCCTCGGCATGGACCCCACGGATCTGTGGTTTGACCCGCTGTTCCTTGTCGTCAAGGGCATGCAGGACAAGCAGATGGAAGTGCTTGAGTTTGTCAAGATGTGCTCGGATATGGGCCTTTCCACAACGGGCGGCCTGTCGAATATTTCAAACGGTATGCCCAAGCACATCCGCCCCATTATGGACTCGGCTATGGTTGCCATGGCGATCATGAATGGCCTCACGAGCGCCATCGTCAATCCGTGCGACCTGCGCCTGATGGAGACCATCAAGTCCTGTGACATTATCCGTGGCGACAATCTCTACGCGGACAGCTATCTCGAAGTCTAA
- the mutY gene encoding A/G-specific adenine glycosylase codes for MLNIDSSLTPLLLAWYDENARALPWRADRDPYRVWVSEMMLQQTGVAVVNLYYPRFLEAFPTVAALADADEDTVLKLWEGLGYYSRARNMHQAAKRLVSECGGVFPDTTEDLLKLPGIGTYTAGAIASICFNKPEPAVDGNVVRVISRLDALSDPDPAALKKRIAQGLRPYYDTKRCGDLTQALMELGALICVPNGTPTCSLCPVGALCKAYRDKTVHLFPKRAQKPAKKTMNLTVFVLTCDGQTALRRRDDGGLLGGLWELPNVPEALGDSAAVEQAASWGVKPSSLLRSVRKSHVFTHIRWDMTAYYIDCREKNALFTWAQDSDMASFYPLPTAFKKFLMQP; via the coding sequence TTGCTGAATATCGATTCGTCGCTAACACCGCTTCTCTTGGCGTGGTATGATGAAAACGCGCGGGCCCTCCCATGGCGGGCTGACCGCGACCCCTACCGCGTGTGGGTTTCCGAAATGATGCTTCAGCAGACGGGTGTTGCTGTTGTAAATCTGTATTACCCGCGCTTTTTAGAGGCGTTTCCAACGGTGGCGGCGCTGGCCGATGCTGATGAGGACACTGTTTTAAAGTTATGGGAAGGCCTCGGTTATTATTCGCGGGCCAGAAACATGCATCAAGCGGCCAAACGCCTTGTTTCTGAATGTGGCGGCGTTTTTCCTGATACAACAGAGGACCTTTTAAAGCTCCCCGGTATCGGCACTTATACGGCCGGTGCCATCGCCTCGATTTGCTTTAACAAGCCGGAGCCCGCTGTGGACGGCAACGTCGTCCGTGTGATCTCGCGTCTTGACGCGCTCAGCGACCCGGACCCCGCTGCGCTCAAAAAAAGGATTGCCCAAGGCCTCCGCCCATATTATGATACAAAACGCTGCGGTGATTTGACGCAGGCTCTTATGGAGCTTGGCGCTTTAATCTGCGTGCCGAACGGGACACCGACCTGTTCTCTCTGCCCTGTCGGGGCACTGTGCAAGGCTTATCGTGATAAAACGGTGCACTTATTTCCGAAAAGGGCGCAAAAACCTGCCAAAAAAACAATGAATCTCACGGTGTTTGTCTTAACATGCGACGGGCAGACGGCGCTTCGCCGCCGTGATGACGGCGGCCTGCTCGGCGGGCTCTGGGAGCTGCCAAACGTTCCCGAGGCGCTCGGTGACAGCGCCGCCGTCGAACAGGCGGCGTCATGGGGTGTTAAACCCTCGTCTCTTTTAAGATCAGTGCGGAAATCGCATGTTTTTACCCATATCCGCTGGGATATGACGGCCTATTACATTGACTGCCGAGAGAAAAATGCACTTTTCACATGGGCGCAAGACAGTGACATGGCGTCTTTTTACCCCCTGCCAACGGCGTTCAAAAAGTTTTTAATGCAGCCTTGA
- a CDS encoding ABC transporter ATP-binding protein, producing the protein MLEAVGLRKSYNKQTVLKDVTFSLARGRILGILGPNGAGKTTLMKILALIARPDAGALKLAGRDAIAERRRVLPGIGYVPQDVALFEELTVRDNLMCWSSKPFGKARAQAERLIDELCLSSFALKPVSALSGGMKRRVNLAVAMLDEPALLILDEPLVGVDIEQRRQIASVLKKLSQDGVTQIIASHHIDEMMPLADDIMVMKDGAILFRGPAGTLFDMRNSSGTAVTLEEVVLDILHSKFKGECAQ; encoded by the coding sequence ATGCTTGAAGCCGTCGGCCTGAGAAAATCATACAACAAGCAGACCGTATTGAAAGACGTCACTTTTTCCCTCGCACGCGGCCGCATTTTAGGTATTCTCGGCCCTAACGGTGCGGGCAAGACAACGTTAATGAAAATCCTGGCCCTCATTGCGCGGCCGGACGCCGGAGCACTCAAACTTGCCGGTCGTGACGCCATTGCCGAGCGCCGCCGTGTCCTGCCGGGAATCGGCTATGTACCGCAGGACGTGGCGCTGTTTGAAGAACTGACGGTTCGTGATAACCTGATGTGCTGGTCCTCTAAACCCTTTGGCAAAGCCAGGGCGCAGGCGGAGCGGCTGATTGATGAGCTCTGTTTGTCATCGTTTGCCCTAAAACCGGTTTCCGCTCTCTCCGGCGGGATGAAGCGCCGCGTCAATCTCGCCGTGGCAATGCTCGACGAACCGGCGCTTTTGATCCTTGACGAGCCGCTTGTCGGTGTTGACATTGAGCAGCGGCGGCAAATTGCGTCGGTCCTTAAAAAACTGTCTCAAGACGGCGTGACCCAAATCATTGCAAGCCATCACATCGATGAAATGATGCCGCTGGCCGACGACATCATGGTCATGAAGGACGGCGCCATCCTTTTTCGCGGCCCAGCCGGTACGCTTTTTGATATGCGCAACAGCAGCGGCACCGCCGTTACCCTTGAAGAAGTTGTTTTAGATATTCTGCATTCAAAATTTAAAGGAGAGTGTGCTCAATGA
- a CDS encoding ABC transporter permease encodes MGRFFRCDLKRIFTSRATVILCLVVPLVVMLLFASVLAPLLVTRARVSVSCFVICNDDGTDPSVKFIDYVANSKAFKGVVTISSVKTLDEGLSLIDADKVSGMLYIPSHFYDDLSAGKSVQLQIYGNTYHTLECALVLTAVETALNTVGRAQNALGAVRDYALSVGADAGQTDAFYNRLLDLGISVVTNRKAVLGQTGFVSAAGDYLPAELCLSAMLTWFLSLAMLPLTAFSAADFSESVLQRVVRSRGMRRKFLLARLFSGALFLLIVAFLVFPVGIGASSLTRLFSGNLLALFGAMGLLALTFSALSLSLSAWIPNRDTAVWIGFWLIVAFAAVGGAILPESMLPRWAAAVGQWSPLRAAVRLLGSTIFKFDSAAYPFDMLKTALWCLFGLAGAFTGFLRRSSV; translated from the coding sequence ATGGGCAGATTTTTTCGATGTGACCTCAAACGAATCTTTACAAGCCGTGCGACGGTGATTTTATGCCTTGTCGTACCGCTCGTTGTCATGCTGCTTTTTGCCTCTGTCCTCGCACCGCTTCTTGTCACGCGGGCGCGTGTTTCCGTCAGCTGCTTTGTCATCTGCAATGACGACGGCACGGACCCCTCCGTTAAATTCATTGACTATGTCGCCAATTCCAAAGCCTTCAAAGGCGTCGTCACCATCTCCAGCGTCAAAACACTTGACGAGGGGCTCTCACTCATCGATGCGGACAAAGTATCAGGCATGCTTTACATCCCCAGCCATTTTTATGATGACCTGAGCGCCGGAAAAAGTGTGCAGCTTCAAATTTACGGCAACACGTATCATACGCTGGAGTGCGCGCTTGTTCTCACAGCCGTTGAAACAGCCCTCAACACCGTCGGCCGCGCGCAGAACGCGCTTGGTGCCGTGCGTGATTATGCCCTGTCAGTCGGTGCCGACGCCGGGCAGACAGACGCCTTTTACAACAGGCTTTTAGATCTCGGCATTTCCGTCGTGACGAACCGAAAGGCTGTTTTAGGTCAAACCGGCTTTGTTTCTGCAGCTGGAGACTATCTCCCGGCTGAGCTGTGCCTGTCTGCCATGCTGACGTGGTTTCTCTCGCTCGCCATGCTGCCGCTCACAGCGTTTTCAGCCGCCGATTTTTCCGAATCCGTCCTTCAACGCGTTGTGCGCTCGCGCGGTATGCGTCGTAAATTTCTGCTCGCCCGGCTTTTTTCCGGTGCCCTGTTTTTGCTCATCGTCGCGTTTCTCGTCTTCCCTGTCGGCATCGGGGCGTCAAGCCTGACGCGATTATTCAGCGGAAATCTGTTGGCGCTGTTCGGTGCTATGGGGCTGCTGGCGCTGACATTTTCCGCCCTGTCTCTCAGTCTGTCGGCCTGGATTCCGAACAGAGATACGGCTGTGTGGATTGGTTTTTGGCTGATTGTCGCCTTCGCCGCCGTCGGTGGTGCCATCTTGCCCGAAAGCATGCTGCCGCGCTGGGCAGCCGCCGTCGGCCAATGGTCACCGCTGCGCGCCGCCGTCCGGCTGCTCGGCAGCACGATCTTTAAATTTGATAGTGCCGCTTACCCCTTTGACATGCTGAAAACGGCTCTGTGGTGCCTATTCGGTCTGGCAGGGGCTTTCACGGGCTTTTTGAGGAGGTCATCTGTCTGA
- a CDS encoding ABC transporter permease, whose product MPIRSGRGFHGLFEEVICLIYLFKMFQIRWKASIRQVHVWVFILVAAGAALVPALSSRYVSQTRLPIGLVNEDGGSLSESLLQFLSDYNDTVTVYTYPREKALRYLAMGRLEAVFVIHTDFTEKLRLGAYEGLLTQYTAPSATAAATLSETVINSVLTVWIEERAFIELDSYLSSQGIAMTAEQTAALREKFDTLLHGHNTVTVKSHIPAPPEMRSQSVILLSCAWYAAFSSLFIIASAGWVMATRRKALGERMHAIGISPASAYTGSALAIIALSLGGWCLSGIVLALLGYGSFSVALYLLLPLALYMAGIMGLTLFLASCLSKTVQLMLIAPVFTITQGVLCGMLFTLPPWAGTLLFLSSVLPGRFFMLAADALFGGGSVMNFLWLALCSAAWLVLSGLAVTVSNRPKALKSA is encoded by the coding sequence GTGCCTATTCGGTCTGGCAGGGGCTTTCACGGGCTTTTTGAGGAGGTCATCTGTCTGATATATCTTTTCAAAATGTTTCAAATCCGGTGGAAGGCCTCCATCCGTCAGGTACACGTTTGGGTTTTTATTCTCGTCGCCGCCGGGGCGGCGCTCGTTCCAGCTCTCTCCAGCCGATACGTCTCACAGACGCGTTTGCCCATCGGCCTCGTGAATGAAGACGGGGGTAGCTTATCGGAAAGCCTCTTGCAGTTTCTTAGCGATTACAACGACACCGTGACGGTCTATACCTACCCGCGGGAGAAAGCACTGCGCTATCTGGCCATGGGCCGCCTTGAAGCCGTCTTCGTCATTCATACCGATTTCACTGAAAAGCTCCGGCTTGGCGCGTATGAAGGCCTGCTGACGCAGTACACCGCACCGAGCGCAACCGCCGCAGCCACGCTCAGTGAAACGGTTATCAACAGCGTTCTCACCGTCTGGATCGAAGAACGGGCTTTTATCGAGCTTGACAGCTACCTCTCCAGCCAGGGCATCGCCATGACCGCAGAGCAAACAGCAGCCCTGCGTGAAAAATTTGATACGCTTCTCCACGGCCATAACACGGTAACGGTCAAAAGTCATATTCCGGCACCGCCGGAAATGCGGTCACAAAGCGTCATTTTATTATCATGCGCTTGGTATGCGGCCTTCTCGTCGCTCTTCATCATTGCCAGCGCCGGTTGGGTTATGGCAACGCGCCGCAAAGCGCTCGGCGAGCGGATGCATGCTATTGGTATCAGCCCTGCCAGCGCGTATACTGGCTCTGCTCTGGCGATTATTGCCCTGTCGCTCGGCGGCTGGTGCCTGTCCGGCATCGTGCTGGCACTTTTGGGGTACGGCAGTTTTTCTGTCGCCTTGTATCTGCTCCTCCCCTTAGCGCTTTACATGGCGGGCATTATGGGCCTTACGCTTTTCTTGGCGTCCTGCCTGTCAAAAACAGTTCAACTGATGCTGATTGCGCCGGTCTTCACAATCACGCAGGGTGTTCTATGCGGCATGCTTTTCACGTTGCCGCCCTGGGCGGGGACACTGCTCTTCCTGTCCAGCGTGCTCCCCGGCCGCTTTTTCATGCTGGCTGCCGATGCGCTATTTGGCGGTGGGAGCGTCATGAACTTTTTATGGCTTGCGCTCTGCTCTGCCGCCTGGCTTGTGCTAAGTGGGCTCGCGGTGACCGTCTCAAACCGGCCAAAGGCGCTCAAAAGCGCTTGA
- a CDS encoding IS30 family transposase, translating to MDNNDSITVSAERKKGQHLSLEDRGAVKALLKQGLGVRGIARNIGCSPSTISYELRRGTPTRKSNRGQAPGYSPKLGEAIYKANRRACVKPLKAGSCKTFIDWVVKQIREHKWSLDSCCGYAKRQRLYSEDQMVCTRTLYNMVWAGLLPITPTELPEALKRSTRKARGRENKKHYGTSISARPEIASLRIEGGHWEGDTVVGKRAGKEAVVLSLLEKKTEHYIAIRIPGKTSDAVMSAMKSLRAEYGERFSQIFKTITVDNGSEFADFAEVEAWGSQIYFAHPYSSWERPQNERHNGLFRTFVPKGTSIEQYTDEDILSAADELNGRPRKKLGYHTPEELFEAFLDSEYAA from the coding sequence ATGGATAACAATGATTCTATCACAGTCAGCGCAGAACGCAAGAAAGGGCAACACTTGAGCTTGGAAGATCGTGGTGCTGTCAAAGCCCTCTTGAAGCAGGGACTTGGCGTACGCGGCATCGCCCGAAACATTGGCTGTTCACCGTCCACCATCTCATACGAGTTAAGGCGAGGTACACCGACACGGAAGAGCAACAGGGGCCAAGCACCTGGCTATTCTCCGAAACTCGGCGAGGCCATCTACAAGGCTAATCGAAGGGCTTGTGTCAAGCCCCTCAAAGCAGGCTCCTGCAAGACTTTCATTGACTGGGTAGTCAAGCAGATCCGGGAACACAAGTGGTCGCTGGATTCCTGCTGCGGATATGCGAAGCGACAGCGTTTGTACAGTGAAGATCAGATGGTTTGTACCCGCACTCTGTACAACATGGTCTGGGCAGGCTTGCTTCCCATCACGCCGACCGAACTGCCGGAAGCCTTAAAACGCAGCACCCGAAAGGCCAGGGGCAGGGAAAACAAAAAGCACTACGGCACAAGCATTTCCGCCCGTCCTGAGATCGCTTCCCTTCGTATAGAAGGCGGCCACTGGGAGGGCGACACCGTGGTTGGAAAACGAGCTGGGAAAGAGGCAGTTGTACTCTCTCTGCTGGAGAAGAAGACCGAGCACTACATCGCCATTCGTATTCCCGGAAAGACCAGTGATGCGGTGATGTCTGCCATGAAAAGCCTACGCGCTGAGTACGGGGAACGTTTTTCACAGATTTTTAAGACGATTACCGTAGACAACGGCAGCGAGTTCGCCGACTTTGCAGAAGTCGAGGCTTGGGGTTCCCAGATCTACTTTGCCCACCCATACAGCTCTTGGGAACGTCCTCAGAACGAAAGGCATAATGGACTGTTCCGGACCTTCGTTCCAAAGGGAACATCTATTGAGCAGTATACAGACGAGGACATCCTGTCCGCTGCTGATGAGTTAAATGGGCGACCCCGGAAGAAGCTCGGATACCACACGCCAGAGGAACTATTTGAAGCCTTTCTTGATTCCGAATACGCAGCCTGA